The uncultured Desulfobulbus sp. genome window below encodes:
- the exbB gene encoding TonB-system energizer ExbB, with protein sequence MEHLHQMLDYGVLGLLVALSVLALALALDRFLIYRSTRVEDYSDRRSLELHLTKKLHLIATIGSNAPYIGLLGTVTGIMLTFYDIGTSGFDTTQIMTGLALALKATALGLLVAIPAVTLYNLLLRRCKVLLFEWDICHGK encoded by the coding sequence ATGGAACATCTCCATCAAATGCTTGATTACGGCGTCCTCGGGCTGCTGGTTGCACTCAGCGTGCTTGCCCTGGCCCTGGCCCTGGACCGCTTTCTCATCTATCGCTCAACCCGGGTGGAAGACTACAGCGATCGGCGCAGCCTGGAGCTGCACCTCACCAAAAAACTGCACCTCATCGCCACCATTGGCTCCAATGCCCCCTATATTGGCCTTTTGGGCACAGTCACCGGGATCATGCTCACCTTTTACGATATCGGTACAAGCGGGTTTGACACCACCCAGATCATGACCGGTCTGGCCCTGGCCCTCAAGGCCACCGCCCTTGGGCTGTTGGTCGCTATCCCCGCAGTCACCCTTTACAACCTGCTGTTGCGGCGCTGTAAGGTGCTCCTCTTTGAGTGGGAT